One genomic segment of Drosophila melanogaster chromosome 3L includes these proteins:
- the Ae2 gene encoding anion exchanger 2, isoform D: MDKVFAGNSARKDKFDVNTFQDNSQLPIGSRKKNSIRTNDLNIEEDSEYESQTEPLNNAQNYDDIPEDFPLVSERAGHGDHSDNSVDEKHVQFGGKKKIPPSLSYDEQPTDQSHERKRRRSRHQYYRQRKFSHQDSVEPKNKLEENGDAGARRISVQPEDTALEEADLNELRSHRSDDPRALRRHKIHHSSIKLRELPQITISPFTNKKPEVDHSPHEIFVQLDELTGVGEDREWKETARWIKYEEDVEEGSDRWGKPHVASLSFHSLLNLRRCLETGVVLLDLNEKDLPAVAYRVVEQMVIEDLIDINDKPSVMRSLLLRHRHVNEHQGVLPFTKRKYNSYTSLQNLSGTDDKKIKIMPAAEIGGSKRSNELKIDMKDDMYSSSQEDLKKLQNDTILKRIPAGAEATTVLVGAVEFLEQPTIAFVRLSEGVLMPTLTEVPVPVRFMFVLLGPRNFDLDYHEVGRSISTLMANEHFHSIAYKADDRKDLLSAINEFLDDSIVLPPGNWDRHDLLPFEELKAKKDWIRTRKIKALQVKRDSEMIKIGKDEEKALLEKQTLGAIGFTIGGGDGGGDGDSDDDNGRKKKKPSPLEKTGRLWGGLRNDLKRRMPMYKSDILDGLNTETLAATIFMYFACLSTAITFGGLVSAKTNSWIGISETLISCSLVGIVFHCLSCQPLVIIGTTGPLLLFDEALMVFCTQHEFDFLSLRVYVGVWLIIIALTVSAFEGSVYVRLLTRFTQEIFSALITLIYIVETFMKLISIYRENPLLSDYNLPPPTLVAHEHATNESLLNATASVTTNITQMVMNISTTAMPIGPPPLPKNQPNTALFCTILTLATFVVAYYLKLFRNSHFLGRNARRALGDFGVPISIAIFVLVDYLVPAVYTEKLVVPEGLSPSDPSKRGWYIGFDTSSTWIPFACVIPALLVYILIFMESQISELIVDKPDRGLKKGSGLHWDIVLLCLLNCACGIFGMPWHCAATVRSVTHVSSVTIMSRTHAPGESPRIVDVKEQRLSGFFVCLMIGLSVLMAPLLRLIPMAVLFGVFLYMGVASMSGVQLFERIRLYFMPVKHYPPTSYVKRLRPWKLHLFTTIQVLCLVLLWSVKSSQFSLAFPFFLIMMVPIRQNLTKLYKPEEMQALDGSEMKKNDDDEPDFYEQTNIPA; the protein is encoded by the exons ATGGACAAGGTCTTTGCCGGCAACAGTGCGCGCAAGGACAAGTTCGATGTAAACACCTTCCAGGACAACTCCCAGCTGCCCATTGGATCCCGCAAGAAGAATAGCA TCCGCACAAACGATCTGAACATCGAGGAGGACTCGGAGTACGAGAGCCAAACGGAGCCATTGAATAATGCACAAAACTATGATGACATCCCCGAAGACTTCCCGCTAGTCTCGGAGAGAGCCGGACACGGCGATCACTCGGACAACTCGGTGGACGAGAAGCACGTCCAGTTTGGCGGCAAAAAGAAGATCCCGCCCAGTTTGAGCTATGATGAACAGCCCACGGACCAATCGCACGAACGTAAACGCAGAAGAAG CCGCCATCAGTATTATAGACAACGTAAATTCTCACATCAGGACAGCGTGGAACCCAAAAACAAGCTCGAGGAAAACGGTGATGCAGGTGCGCGTCGCATCTCTGTGCAGCCTGAGGACACGGCATTGGAG GAGGCTGATCTTAACGAGCTGAGATCACATCGTTCGGACGACCCGCGTGCCCTGCGCCGCCATAAGATCCATCACTCATCCATCAAGTTGCGCGAGTTGCCCCAAATAACGATTTCCCCCTTCACCAACAAGAAGCCCGAGGTGGATCATAGTCCTCATGAG ATCTTTGTGCAATTGGATGAGCTCACAGGCGTGGGCGAGGATCGCGAATGGAAGGAGACGGCCCGTTGGATCAAGTATGAGGAGGACGTGGAGGAGGGCTCCGATCGTTGGGGCAAGCCCCATGTTGCCTCCCTCTCCTTCCACTCGCTGCTCAATTTGCGTCGCTGCCTGGAAACGGGCGTTGTCCTGCTCGATCTTAACGAGAAGGACCTGCCTGCCGTGGCCTATCGCGTGGTAGAACAG ATGGTGATCGAGGACCTGATTGACATCAATGACAAGCCATCGGTGATGCGTTCGCTGCTCCTGCGCCATCGCCATGTCAACGAACACCAAGGTGTGCTGCCCTTCACCAAGAGGAAGTACAACAGCTACACCAGCCTGCAG AATTTGTCTGGCACGGATGACAAGAAGATCAAGATTATGCCGGCCGCCGAAATTGGTGGCAGCAAGCGCAGCAATGAGCTCAAGATCGACATGAAGGACGATATGTACTCCTCGTCACAGGAGGATCTCAAGAAGCTGCAGAATGACACGATCCTCAAGAGGATTCCAGCGGGTGCTGAAGCCACCACAGTGCTG GTTGGTGCCGTAGAGTTCCTTGAGCAGCCTACCATTGCCTTTGTCCGTTTATCGGAGGGTGTCCTGATGCCCACATTGACCGAGGTTCCTGTCCCAGTAAGATTCATGTTTGTTCTTTTGGGACCTCGTAACTTCGATTTGGACTACCATGAAGTGGGTCGTTCTATCTCCACGCTGATGGCTAACGAGCATTTCCACTCCATTGCCTACAAAGCTGATGATCGCAAGGATCTGCTATCAGCCATCAATGAGTTCCTGGACGATTCTATCGTCCTGCCGCCCGGTAATTGGGATCGCCACGATCTCTTGCCCTTCGAAGAGTTGAAGGCCAAGAAGGATTGGATTCGCACGCGAAAGATTAAGGCACTGCAGGTGAAGCGAGACAGTGAGATGATTAAGATTGGCAAGGATGAGGAGAAGGCATTGCTGGAGAAGCAAACACTGGGAGCCATTGGATTCACGATTGGTGGAGGagatggtggtggtgatggcgACTCCGATGATGACAATGGCCGAAAGAAGAAGAAACCTAGTCCGCTGGAGAAAACTGGACGTCTGTGGGGTGGTTTGAGGAACGATCTTAAACGCAGAATGCCCATGTACAAGAGTGATATACTCGATGGCCTGAACACCGAAACCCTGGCTGCCACCATCTTTATGTACTTCGCTTGCCTCTCAACGGCTATCACATTTGGAGGTCTCGTTTCCGCTAAGACAAACAGCTGGATTGGTATCTCAGAGACTCTGATCTCGTGCTCCCTGGTGGGCATTGTTTTCCATTGTCTGTCCTGCCAACCACTTGTGATCATTGGAACCACCGGACCACTGCTTCTATTTGACGAAGCCCTCATGGTATTCTGTACGCAACATGAATTCGATTTCTTGTCCCTAAGAGTTTACGTCGGAGTAtggttaataataatagcccTAACTGTATCCGCCTTCGAGGGCAGTGTGTATGTTCGTCTGCTGACGAGATTCACTCAGGAGATATTCTCGGCTCTGATTACGCTCATCTATATTGTGGAAACATTTATGAAACTGATTTCGATCTATAGGGAAAATCCCCTGCTATCTGACTACAATCTCCCTCCGCCGACATTGGTCGCCCACGAACATGCCACCAATGAAAGCCTACTCAATGCGACGGCGAGTGTTACAACGAATATTACGCAGATGGTAATGAACATTTCAACAACAGCCATGCCCATTGGTCCACCACCATTGCCCAAGAATCAGCCGAACACCGCTTTATTCTGCACCATCCTCACATTGGCCACTTTCGTGGTTGCCTACTACCTGAAGCTCTTCCGTAATTCCCACTTCTTGGGTCGTAATGCTCGCCGTGCCCTCGGTGATTTCGGTGTACCAATCTCCATTGCCATATTCGTGCTGGTGGACTACCTGGTGCCGGCTGTGTACACAGAGAAACTGGTGGTTCCGGAGGGTCTGTCGCCCAGCGATCCCTCTAAGCGCGGCTGGTACATCGGTTTCGATACCTCTTCCACGTGGATACCATTTGCTTGTGTGATACCTGCCCTGCTCGTCTACATTCTTATCTTTATGGAGTCACAGATCTCCGAGCTGATTGTGGACAAGCCTGATCGTGGCTTAAAGAAGGGTTCTGGTCTCCACTGGGATATTGTGCTGCTTTGCCTGCTCAACTGCGCTTGCGGAATATTTGGAATGCCCTGGCATTGCGCCGCCACTGTAAGATCGGTGACTCATGTGTCATCCGTCACCATTATGTCACG CACCCACGCTCCTGGTGAATCGCCCAGGATCGTTGATGTTAAGGAGCAGCGCTTGTCCGGATTCTTTGTGTGTCTGATGATTGGACTATCGGTGCTGATGGCTCCGCTTCTTCGGTTGATACCCATGGCCGTGCTCTTTGGAGTCTTCTTGTACATGGGAGTGGCCTCCATGAGCGGAGTGCAGTTGTTCGAAAG AATAAGACTGTATTTCATGCCGGTCAAACATTATCCACCCACATCATACGTGAAGCGATTGCGTCCTTGGAAGCTGCATTTGTTTACCACCATTCAGGTGCTGTGCCTGGTACTCCTCTGGAGTGTGAAGTCGTCCCAATTCTCGCTGGCCTTCCCCTTCTTCCTGATCATGATGGTGCCGATACGgcaaaatttgacaaaattgTATAAGCCAGAGGAAATGCAAGCG TTGGATGGCAGCGAGATGAAGAagaacgacgacgacgagccCGATTTCTATGAACAAACCAACATACCAGCATAG
- the Ae2 gene encoding anion exchanger 2, isoform L, protein MDKVFAGNSARKDKFDVNTFQDNSQLPIGSRKKNSIRTNDLNIEEDSEYESQTEPLNNAQNYDDIPEDFPLVSERAGHGDHSDNSVDEKHVQFGGKKKIPPSLSYDEQPTDQSHERKRRRSRHQYYRQRKFSHQDSVEPKNKLEENGDAGARRISVQPEDTALEEADLNELRSHRSDDPRALRRHKIHHSSIKLRELPQITISPFTNKKPEVDHSPHEIFVQLDELTGVGEDREWKETARWIKYEEDVEEGSDRWGKPHVASLSFHSLLNLRRCLETGVVLLDLNEKDLPAVAYRVVEQMVIEDLIDINDKPSVMRSLLLRHRHVNEHQGVLPFTKRKYNSYTSLQVRSTPMPIFNHPNGFANTPDAFLSF, encoded by the exons ATGGACAAGGTCTTTGCCGGCAACAGTGCGCGCAAGGACAAGTTCGATGTAAACACCTTCCAGGACAACTCCCAGCTGCCCATTGGATCCCGCAAGAAGAATAGCA TCCGCACAAACGATCTGAACATCGAGGAGGACTCGGAGTACGAGAGCCAAACGGAGCCATTGAATAATGCACAAAACTATGATGACATCCCCGAAGACTTCCCGCTAGTCTCGGAGAGAGCCGGACACGGCGATCACTCGGACAACTCGGTGGACGAGAAGCACGTCCAGTTTGGCGGCAAAAAGAAGATCCCGCCCAGTTTGAGCTATGATGAACAGCCCACGGACCAATCGCACGAACGTAAACGCAGAAGAAG CCGCCATCAGTATTATAGACAACGTAAATTCTCACATCAGGACAGCGTGGAACCCAAAAACAAGCTCGAGGAAAACGGTGATGCAGGTGCGCGTCGCATCTCTGTGCAGCCTGAGGACACGGCATTGGAG GAGGCTGATCTTAACGAGCTGAGATCACATCGTTCGGACGACCCGCGTGCCCTGCGCCGCCATAAGATCCATCACTCATCCATCAAGTTGCGCGAGTTGCCCCAAATAACGATTTCCCCCTTCACCAACAAGAAGCCCGAGGTGGATCATAGTCCTCATGAG ATCTTTGTGCAATTGGATGAGCTCACAGGCGTGGGCGAGGATCGCGAATGGAAGGAGACGGCCCGTTGGATCAAGTATGAGGAGGACGTGGAGGAGGGCTCCGATCGTTGGGGCAAGCCCCATGTTGCCTCCCTCTCCTTCCACTCGCTGCTCAATTTGCGTCGCTGCCTGGAAACGGGCGTTGTCCTGCTCGATCTTAACGAGAAGGACCTGCCTGCCGTGGCCTATCGCGTGGTAGAACAG ATGGTGATCGAGGACCTGATTGACATCAATGACAAGCCATCGGTGATGCGTTCGCTGCTCCTGCGCCATCGCCATGTCAACGAACACCAAGGTGTGCTGCCCTTCACCAAGAGGAAGTACAACAGCTACACCAGCCTGCAGGTGAGATCAACCCCTATGCCGATATTCAATCATCCAAATGGTTTCGCTAACACCCCCGACGCATTCTTGTCATTCTAA